A window of Clostridium novyi genomic DNA:
ATATATAGTTGAAAAGAACCAATGTAATAAAAATTACAGAAAGTGTATATATAAACTTTTAATATCTAGACATTCAAATTTAAAGAGGCTTAAAAAAGAACTTGAAAACAATAGTTGGATTATTGAAGCAAATATACTTTAATTTTCAATGAGGATTTAAATAGAAATTCATATATTTATAAGGTGTTATCCACATAATAATTATATAAAAATAATCATGGAGTGGATTAAATGAAAAAAATATTAATAGGATTTATAAGTAGTTTAATGATTTTTTGTTCTATAGTATCTGTAAGTATTGCTAAAGAAAAAAACGTAGATAAAAGGGAGTATAATGATTTCTTAATTACTTTATTAGGATCTAATATTATAAACACTTTAGATGATTATTATGGAAAACCAAGAAGTTTTGAAATGAAGAATGCAGAAGTCTTAGAAGTAAGGAAGATTGAAGAAGGTATGTATTTTATTGTAACCATTAGAGTAAGAAATTTTGATAAAAGAACTAATAATGATTATGGTATAGATACTATGACTTTAGCAAATACTAGTGAAGGTGCTCAGTTACTTGATTTTCAGCATATAAAAGAACCTGATTCAACATCTATTTAAAAAATGGTATTGGCTTTATAGATTAAAGTCAATACCACTTTTGTTATTGTCGGGTTCTTGATTCAAAATCTTTTTGTAATTCATGAAGGCGCTTTGTACCATCTTCACGTTGTTTTTTAGCATCTAATTCTATTTGTTTAGTTTCTTCTATACCTTGAACTATAGTTGACCAAGTTTTTTCCAATGTTTCAATTTGAATTGAACTTCCGGAGGCAAGTTTTGCTGTTAATTTAGATTGAAGAGCAGTATTTTCAGCATTTCTAAGTAATAGTTCATTTGTTTTTTCATCTAATGCAGCCATTGCTTTAGCTTGAACTGCCTGTCTTTTTAAAGTTATAGCTTGAGTTAAGCATTGTTTAAAGACTGGAATTGTAACTATAAATGCTGAATTTATTTTTCTAACTAAGTTATAATTACCTTTTTGTATTAATTTTATCTGAGGCATAGTTTGTAGAGCTACATTTTTAGCAAGTTCAAGATCATAAATCCTTTGTTCAATCATTTCAAGAATTTGCATAGCATTAGATAAGTTTATTTGATTTATTTGTTCAGTAGAGTTATCAGCTTTTAATTGAAGCTCAGGTAATATTTTGTTTTTAAGGTTAGCTACAACTAAGTTTCCAGCTTGAATATACTTTTCTAATGATTCATAATAATCCATATTTTTATTGAACATTTCTTCAAGGTTTTTATTTGAGGTATTTATTTCTGATTCATATTTTTTTAGTTCAATATATACTTTGTCTATTTCTCCACCCATAGTATGATATTTTTTAAAGAGAGCGTCTATAGAGTCTTGAGCTTTTTTGAATATTTTAGCAAAAAAACCTTGCTTTTTTTCCTCAAAATCTTTTATATCAAATTTATCCATAATCTTGTTAAGTTGAACTAATAATGTTCCTGAATCTTCAACTTTTGTAGTTTCAATAGAATTTAATATTTGATCTGCAAAACGTGATATTTCTGTTGCTGTGTCTTGTCCAAAATTCATAACTGAATCAACATTGTATATATCGAGTTTTTTAGCTAAGTCTAATACCTCTGGTGAGTTTTTAACTTTTAATGATATATCGTTAGTTTCTTTTTCTAAGTTAATTTCTGAAAATTGAGTGGTTATAACTGAGTTTTCATTCATAATAAAAAATCCCCCTTTTATTTAAATAGATTAGACCAAAATGAAGTAGATCTATCTTTAAAGTTTTTTATAGAATTTAAATTAGGTATATTTAAGTTAAATTTAACTTTTTCTAATTTATAAGTATCGTAATAATGTTTAGAGATGTTGCATTCTATATCGTTGTATCCTGTGGGAGTAAATATAACTATATCAAAGCACATGAGATTTAAAAAAGCTAAAATTATAGAGTCTTCAGTACTTGGTAGATTATTATTATTGTGATATATTAAAATTTTTGGTATTTCAAAAGGATAATCAAATTTTTGTATTAATTCTAGTATAGAATTATTTAAATTCAATATTGTAATTAAAATTTTCAATCTAAAGTCTGTATTTATAGGAGTGTTAAAAATTGGTAATTTTAATAATAAATTTATTTTATCTATTATAGCATTTTGTAATGAAGTTTTTAAGTAAGAAAATTTATAAAGTCTATGATTAAGTAAATTTTCTTTATTTACTAATTCATCTTTAAAACAATAATCTAAGCTATATAAATCATATCTTGAATACGAATCTTTTATATAAGGAATATCATGTATAAATAGAGTGTTTTTAGTAGATTTAAATTCTTTTAGTTCATTCCAATATATATTAATATCTTTATGAACACCACTAACTTTAGCAAATAAGTTAGGAACATATACAGTATTATTCTCTATATTAAAACCTGGTCGAATTCTACACTCTTCATTCCAAAGTAGTTTTAGTTCATCATATGTTGTTTTTAAAGTCAAAGGATTTATATTGTAATTTTCAAACTGCCAAGGTTTAAAAAGACCATCATTTGTAGTATAAAGTACTTTTTCAATTTCCGAAGATGCTTTAAAGGCTACAGTTTCATGTCTTGTTATAAGTTCTTCCTTTGGAAATGGTTTCATATCAATTAAGTTTCCAGAATTAATTATCTTAGAAAAATCGTTATTTTTGTCAATGGTCTCAAATATTGTATCATCTTTAGAGTTAATATATATAACATCAGAACCCATTAATGAAAGGAATATTAAAAAATATCCCTCATGTTTTTTTATATTTCCATAATATAATACTTTGGGGTTTATTATATCAGTAATTGATTTATAGGATATATTAAAGTTTTTAAAAAGCTTTGGAACAAATTCATTTATCCATAAAATTAATTTAATAGAAAAGTTTTTTAATTTAGTCATGTTTATACTAGGTTCTTTTTTTATATATAATTCTAATATTAAGTTTAAAGATTCCTCAAGGGAGGAATTTAATAGGGCATTATTAAGTATTGGAAATAACTTATTTTCTTTAAAAGTTTTTATTAAAGTTCTTGTATTTTTGAAGTCAAAGTCTTGTATTTTATAATTATCCCACATCCATTGAAAAATATTTGTTAACTGTGGATTATTTTTAGCTGAAATTGTGGATGAAAAGGTTAAATAAGAATCTTTAAGTGAAATTAAAGAGTTATTTAGATTTTTTATATTAGTATAGTAGTCAGTTTCGTTATTAAAAATTCCTATAAGTCTGTAAAAATAAATAGGAACAATGGGAGATTTACCATTTATAAATCCAGTTCTTTTATTAAGAGGTATAATTAAGTCATCAAAAATATTTTTAGATGATTTAGGAAAAGAATTTATAAATTTATTTATATTAATCATCATATCATGCCTACTTTCAAAAATAATAAAATATTAAGTATATTAATATTATACAAAATTAAGATAATTTGTAGTAATAAATTAGAAATAATAATGAATTCATGTAATAAGAGAGGGTCATATGATATACTAACCATAATCATTAAAGAATCTACAAAAAAGGGGAGAATTTTATGTTTAATTTCAAAGTACATCAGGAATTGACATGTGTAGCGGAAGGGGAAGGACAATTTTATGCTCTTGCAGGTGCTATGATTGCAAGTCAGGGAAATTTTAGTGCTGAAAAGGTATTGTTGGATCCAAATGAAAATCGAAGTATATTAGGATCCTTAATTAATCTTGCCACTAGAAAAATCACTGGAGAGAACATAGAAATAATGAAGGTTAATGGTAGTGGTAGATATTATATGGCAAATAAATCTCAGCATGTTAGTGTTATTAAGCTTAATCAAGGACAAAGCATATCTATTGAAGGAGAGAACTTATTAGCTTTTACAGGGGATTGTAAATATGGAGTTAGATTTATAGGATGTGGGGTTATATCTCAAAAAGGTATGTTTACATCTAAGTTAACTGGTATAGGAGAAAATGCACAAGTTGCAATAACTACAGAGGGAAATCCTCTTATACTAGAAACTCCTTGCACTGTTGATCCAGATGCAGTTATATGTTGGACAGGCTCTGATCCTAGTTTTAAAACAGATATTAGTTGGAAGAATTTTATTGGACAATCATCTGGGGAATCTTATTTTCTGGAGTTTAGTAGTTATGGAGATACTGTAATAGTTCAACCATCAGAACGAATAAGTGGACTTCAAGTTGCTATAGACTAATAAAAGGTGGGAGTTTAATGAATTTTAATATAAATGAAGAAAGTAGATTTATGAAAAAATCTACAGAAAATAAATATGGAAATTTAGTTGTAGATACTACTATTAAAGAAGATAGAGATATTATAGATTTAACTAATATAAGGTTAAATAAAAGTACATATTCATCAGATGTTAATTTAAAATCATTAACGTTAAATAGTATTGAATTAGAAGATGAAATAGCAGCTACAAAAGTAAAGAAATTTAATATTAAAAATAATAGTATCAAATTAAGAAAAGGAGAAAAGGTTTTTATTAATTCAAATGAAAAAAGTATATTTAAATTATTGATAGTATTAGATTGGGATGTGGAGTATGAAGGAGACTATCCTATTGATTTAGATACATCTGTATTTATGGTAGATGCTAATGGTAATACAATGGAAAAGAATTTTATATTCTATGGAAATACTAAAAGCTTGGATAATGCAGTTATATTAAACCAAGATTACAATACAGGAATTAAAAATAATCATAAAGAAGTTATTCAGGTAAATTTAAAAACTATTTCAGAAAATATAGAAAAACTTGCTTTTGCAGTTACTATATATGAAGGAGAAAAAAGACAACAGAACTTTTGTAAAGTATCAAATGGATATTTTAAAATTATAGATATTGAAAATAAAAATGAAATATTTAGTTATAGATTTAATGAGGGATTAAATTTAGAAACAGCTGTAGTAATTGCAGAAATATATAGGTATAAAAATTTTTGGAAACTAAACCCTATAGGTGATGGATTTAATGGTGGACTTAGTGCATTGTGTAATAATTATGGAATAGAAACTCAGTAAAATACGAACATTAGTCATTGAAAACAACTTTAAAAGGTGTTTTTATTTCTCTTATGGCAAAGTATTCAACTTTAAAAGAGGTAAATGTTCGGATGTTTATTGACTTTAATTTAGGCATCTGTTAATATGTACAAGTGTCGAAAAAATAGGATTAAAGGAGAATAATCATGGAGAAATTTTTTGCATTAAAAGAGAATAATACCGATGTAAAAACAGAAGTTTTAGCGGGTATAACTACTTTTATGACAATGGCATATATACTCATTGTAAATCCAGCCATACTTTCTGATGCAGGAATGGATTCAGGGGCAGTATTTACAGCGACAGCAATATCAGCAGTTATAGCAACACTAATTATGGGCTTTTATGCAAAACTACCTTTTGCACAAGCACCAGGAATGGGGTTAAATGCTTTTTTTGCATATAACATAGTTAAACAAATGGGATATAGCTTTGAATTTGCATTAACAGCAGTTTTATTAGAAGGTATTATATTTATAGCATTAACAGCTTTTAATGTACGTGAAGCTATAGTGGATTCTATACCAATAAACTTAAAAAAATCTATTTCTGTTGGAATTGGACTCTTAATTGCTTTTATTGGTCTTAGCAATGCGGGAGTTGTAATACATCCAAAAGATAATAGCACAATTTTAGCTATTGGTAATATAACATCTGGTGAGGCGTTACTTGCTATAATAGGAATATTAATAAGTGGAATTTTACTTGCTAAAAATATTAGAGGTGCATTACTTATAGGAATTATCATTACTACTATAATTGGTATACCAATGGGAATAACACATCTTCCTACAGCAATTTTTAGTGTACCACCATCAATAAAATCAATAGCCTTTAAATTTCAGTGGCAACATATATTTACTGTAAAGATGGCAATAGCTTTATTTACATTATTATTTATGGATATGTTTGATACAGTAGGAACTTTAGTTGGGGTGGCAACAAAAGCAAAAATGTTAGATGAGGATGGAAGAGTTCCAAATGTAAAAAAGGCACTGTTTGCAGATGCTATAGGAACTACTTTAGGAGCTTGTCTTGGAACTAGCACAGTAAGTACTTTTGTTGAAAGTGCATCAGGAGTTGCTGAAGGTGGTAGAACTGGGCTTACAGCAGTTTCAACAGCAATAATGTTTGGAGTAGCATTATTTTTATCACCTTTATTTGCAATAATTCCATCAGCAGCTACAGCACCAGCTCTTGTACTTGTAGGACTTTTCATGATGGAGCCTATAAAGGAAATAGATTTAGTAGATTTTACAGAAGCTATTCCAGCCTTTTTTACAATAATAATGATGCCTTTAGCATATAGTATATCTGATGGTATAGCATTTGGAGTAGTTTCATACATATTTTTAAAAGTATTAACAGGAAAATATAAAGAAGTTACTATAACAACATATGTAGTTGGAATATTATTTATATTAAAGTTTTTTATACCATCTTAAATTACAATAAAAGAACTACGCTTATATTAAAGTTTTTATAAAAACTCCTATGGAATATTTTCATAGGAGTTTTGTTATAATGTATTATTATATTAAACATTTTAAGTTTTATTAGATACCTAATGCATTTCTTTTACTTATTATTATATTTTCTAGTTTATCAGCAGCTTTAATAACATCATCTTCTAATATAAGTTGCCCTCCAGTTAAATTTACTAAATCTTTAGTTAAAAGGTTGGTTACTAAGGAACTTCCAGTAATAAATGGTGGCTTTGCAAGATGGAGAGGTAAGCCCAAGGCAAGTGCAAATGCACCATCTGCAAGAGCTTGTTCTTCAAGCCATTGAGGTGCTGATAAAACTAATGGTAATTTAGGCAAGTCGATATCTAGAATTTTAGCAAGTTCTGTTGCTACAAGTTCTAATCTACCAATTGCAAGGCATGGCCCAAAGTTTAAAACAGGAGGAATTCCAAGGGATTCACACACTACTCTTAAGCTATCCCCAGCAAGAGAAGCTGCACTAGGAGACATAAGTCCAACATTTTCAAGACCTCCACTAGAACATCCAGCAGTTAATACTATAATATCTCTTTTTATAAGCTCTTTTGTTAGATTAACAGTGAATACATCATGGCCACCAGAAACAAGACTTGAGCATCCAACAACTCCAGCTACACCTTTAATTTTTCCAGAGGATATAAGTTTTATAAGAGGCGTAAAACTTCCACCTAAAAATTCTTTTAAAGATTCTTCACTAATACCTGTAATTGAGTTATCGTCTCCATGATTTTTAGGTAAATTAAATTTTATTTTATTACGTCTTTTTAAATAACTACTTAAAGCTTTTTTAATTATATAATTTGTAATAGATTCTCTTTCATCATAAGAGTATTGAATATATTCAGCATTAGCTTTTTTCGCTACATCATCAATACAAATCATATCTACTTGAAATTTTTCAGCAATTGGCTCAATTCCAGGTAATGTGCAGTTAAATTCTGAAACTATTAAATCTATACCGCCAGTAGCTATTAAAGCTTCACTTGTATAGTTGTTACCAGAATGTCCTGCAAAAACTTTATTATAATATTCTCCCCTTAACTGAAGGTCTTGACCTACACAAGTAGAGCCTACGATTTTGAATCCTTTAGCACCTAGGATTTTAGCTTTTTCAATTATATTATCTTTTATAAGTTCATCTTGAAGATGAGCTATCATTGAATGTTGATGTCCTGTTATCATTATATTTATATAATCAGTATCAACTACTTTAAATCCAACTTTTGCAGATCTTATTTTTGGCTCACCTAACATAATATCATTTAATAAGTTAGTTAAGGTAAGACCATATAATCCTGTAGAAATACCAAGGTTTAAAGAGTTTAAAAGCATATTAGTAGGATCACTATTTAAATTTGTTGAAGTTTTTACAATACCATCAAAAACTTCAGATTTAGCTCCACCAGGTAATATGTTTAGGGCTTTCCAGTTATCAAAACGAGGTTTATATGCAAGCTTTTGAACTAAAGTCATCCTTTTAAACTTTGGTTTATATATATCATCTAGTATAGCATCGGCTATAAGAATAGCTTTTTTGTAAGGATCATTTTCTTCGATATCAAAAATAGAAGCAAGTTTATTTAGGGCATTAATTCCTTTAATAACGCCTTTGTTTTCTCCTATAGCTTTTAAGTTCCAAGCTGTGTTTTCTATAACATGAAGATAGCAACCAGAACCAGCGGATACAGCACGAAGAAAGTTCCTTGCTACAATAGTATCAGCATCAGCACCACAGATACCTTTAGGGGATTTTGGTGTTATTTTGCAAGGACCATTGGCACAAAGTTTACAGCAAACTCCTTCAAGACCAAATTTACATTTTATATTCTGAGATGAAACTCTATGATGAGAAGTTTCAACATCTAATTTTGAGATAAAATTTTCAAGAATTGTATCCGCCGATTTACAAGTTGAACATAGTGAACAATCTAAACAATTTGACATAAAATATATTCCTCCTTAAACTCTACTTATTTAGTATACTTTTAAATAAACTTTACTAAATAAGTATACTTTTACACAAGATATATGATTAATTCATATATCTTATAATTTATATTCTTCATCTAAAAGATTTTTAAAAGTTATAGATTCTAATTTTCTAATTAATGTAGTCTGAACAGAAGCTAGTGCATTGTGTACTACGCATTTGTTAGCTCTATTTAAATTGCAAGATTTAGGATCATATAAGCATCTATTCATATAGATTGGACCATCTATTGCAAGAATGATATCTTTAAACGATATATCTGAAGGATATTTATTAAGTGCATATCCTCCATTAATGCCACGAAAAGATTCTACAATACCTGCTTGCTTTAATTTTCTAAGTATTTTTAATAAAAATCTTATTGGTATATTTTCATGCTCAGATATAAATTTAGCTTCAATTTTTTCCCCAAAACCAAGTTTACATAAATATAAAACGATTCTTAGAGCATAGTCAACTTCTTGAGTAATTTTCATTAAAATTCTCCTATTTAGTATAGTTAAAGTATACTTTTTAAGTACACTTTAACTATACTATTTATTTTATAAGTTTGTCAATAAAAATTTAAGGTATTAATTTTTAGGTGGATTATAATAAAGATATAATGTAAAATATAGTTAAAACTATGGAAAGAAGGTAATAATATGGCAGTTAGTTTATCAAAAGGTCAAAAGGTAGATTTAACAAAAACGAATCCTGGTTTAAGAAAAGTAGTAGTAGGACTTGGTTGGGATACAAATAAATACGATGGTGGAAATGATTTTGATTTAGATGCTGCAGCCTTTTTATTAGATACAAATGCAAAGGTTATATCAGAGGGAGATTTTGTTTTTTATAATAACTTAAAACACTGTTCAGAGTCAGTGATTCACTTAGGAGATAATCGTACTGGAGAAGGTGAGGGAGATGATGAACAAATAAGTGTTGAATTAAATAAAATACCTTCAAATATTGAAAAGATAGATTTTACAGTAACTATACATGATGCAGAATTAAGAGGTCAAAATTTTGGACAAGTATCTAACGCATTTATAAGAATTATAAATGCAGATACTAATGAAGAATTGATAAGATATGATTTAAGTGAGGACTTTAGTATAGAAACAGCTTTAGTAGTTGGAGAGCTATATCGTTACAATGGAGAATGGAAATTTAATGCTATAGGAAGTGGATTTCAGGGAGGACTTGCAGCGCTTTGTAAAAATTACGGTTTAGAAGTTTAATAACTTTTAAAAAGACTATAGGAGGATTAATAAAATGGCTATTAATCTAAAGAAGGGTGAAAGAATTAGCTTAACTAAAGAAGATGTTACGTTATCAAGAATTATAGTAGGACTTGGATGGGATCCAGTAGAGCAGGGATTAGGTAAAGGAATTTTTGGCTCTTTATTTAGATCATCAGCACCAGATATTGATTGTGATGCTTCTGTTATTATGTTAAATAAAGATAATAAGATTCAGTCAAAACAGGATTTAATATACTTTGGAAATTTATCACATATAAGTGGAAGTGTTCAACATATGGGTGATAATCTTACAGGAGATGGAGATGGGGATGATGAGCAAATTTTACTTGAGCTTTCAAAGATTCCATCTAATATAGAAAAGTTAATTTTTATAGTAAATATTTATAATTGTGAAAAGCGTAATCAACATTTTGGAATGATTAAAAATGCATTTATAAGAATTATGAACTTACAAAATAATAAGGAAATGCTTAGATTTAATTTAACTGATAATTATTCAAATAAGACGGGAATATATGTAGCAGAAATTTATAGACACGGATTAGAATGGAAATTTGCAGCTATAGGAGAAGGAGATACCGTAACTGGGTTACAAGATATGATAAATAAATATAGATAAATAAAAATATCGTAGATATAAAATTGTATCTACGGTATTTTTTTAATGCTATTAATAAGAACATAGCTATATAAATTTATATATAATAATGTAGGGAGGGGTTATTATGTATAATGATAGGGCTAGTGGAGAGCAAATTGCTATTGCGGCAGCTTTAGTTGGGGTATTAATATCAAGAAGTCTTACTTTGCCTGAAATAGCTATTTTCGGTAACTTTCTCAAGGTTATAGGGGATGTATTACTAACAATACAATCACAAGCATCATATACCAGGAACATGAGGATAAAGTATAAAAAAGATGTTGAAGAGTTTATAAAAAATGAGATGGAAAAAAATCAAAGTAGCAGTTCAAAATCAAGTAAAAGTAGTAGCTAATTTTATAAACATATACTTAATAAGGAGTATTATATATACTTAAAAGGGCTGTATCAAAATAAATTTTAAAAATCATTTTGATACAGCCTTGTTTATGGAGATACATAGAAGATAGATTGAATTTGTCTTTCACCAGAAGATTTATAAGGTTCATTAATGACTTTACCATTATAATACATTGTAGATGAAGAACCTCCATCTAAATTAACAGCATTATATGCTCCATATTCATATAATATATCTTGTAATTCTCTTAAGGTTACAGCAAGTCTGCCTATGTATTTACCGTCTATTACTAAGAAGAGAATACTTCCATCTTTTCTTTGAGCTATAGCAGTACGAGGAGCTGTTCCCCAATTACCGTCACCGGAGGTAATTGTTTTTTGTCCATCTACAATTAATGCTGGACCAAATGATACAGCATCCTTTACATTTAGTTTTATCATTTCATCTAGATTATAATTTCCAACCAATAAAACTCCATCAGCAGTTATACCTGCAATACAGATTTTTTCATTTTTTCCTAGTGTACTATAAATAATTTCTCCATTAGAAATTAATATTCCACCAAGATTATCACTATGATTAGAAGAGGAGTTATTATCTTTAGAGTCAGTATCAGTTGCAAAACCACCTGCATTTATTGCAGCTATAGAATTATACCTTGTGGCTATGGCACTGGTAGTTTCTCCTTTTGTACCAAGATATTTACTGTATCCTATCTTAATCTTTTTAGGATTTTTTATTACAAGTAAATGTCCTTTAAATTTATCACCGTTAATTTCGTGTTTTTCAATTTCGTTTGTTTCACCTAGTGTTCCAGAATTAATTTTTTTCCTTAGAGTGTCTATATCGGATTGAACTATATTGTTAATCTTGTTTCTACTTAATATTTCATCTATATGTTTTCTAGATAAAAATGTAGTAGCTATCCATTGGTGTGTTGAAGTTGTCATGGCGGAACCAACTACTGTAGCTTTTACATTTTGAAATGGACCATAATAAAGTAAAAATGGCGCACTTATCAAGGTGAAAATAACCTCAAATAATATGAAAAGCCTTCTTGGAAACTTTTCGCTAATGGATTCTTTCCTTAACATTTATACCACCCTTAATCAATTTTAATAATATCTTAACTTGTATTCATTTTATATAGAACCTAATTGATATTATAAATGTAGTGTTTAAAAATAAATAACTACATAAACTATTTTATAACTTAATAAGCTAACATGCAATAATTGGAATTGATATTATTCATACATATATATTATATAGGTAAATTTAAAATATACAAATATAAAGTTCTATGTAATTTTGTTAAATTCTAAGTATATGATAAACTTATAAAGTAGATAATTAATAATATCCTTAAAATTAGTAGTGAAAGGATGATAAGTTTGAATAACATAATTGGAAAATTATCTAGTAATAGAGTTTTTAAGTATTTTATAGAAATTAGTAATATACCAAGGGCTTCAGGAAATGAAAAATTTATAAGTGATTATTTATTTAATTTTGCAAAAAAACATAAATTAGAAGTTAAGCAAGATAAATCATTGAATATAATAATAAAAAAACAAGCTTCAAAGGGGTATGAAAATGCACCATGTGTAAT
This region includes:
- a CDS encoding TerD family protein; translation: MAINLKKGERISLTKEDVTLSRIIVGLGWDPVEQGLGKGIFGSLFRSSAPDIDCDASVIMLNKDNKIQSKQDLIYFGNLSHISGSVQHMGDNLTGDGDGDDEQILLELSKIPSNIEKLIFIVNIYNCEKRNQHFGMIKNAFIRIMNLQNNKEMLRFNLTDNYSNKTGIYVAEIYRHGLEWKFAAIGEGDTVTGLQDMINKYR
- a CDS encoding phosphodiester glycosidase family protein — translated: MLRKESISEKFPRRLFILFEVIFTLISAPFLLYYGPFQNVKATVVGSAMTTSTHQWIATTFLSRKHIDEILSRNKINNIVQSDIDTLRKKINSGTLGETNEIEKHEINGDKFKGHLLVIKNPKKIKIGYSKYLGTKGETTSAIATRYNSIAAINAGGFATDTDSKDNNSSSNHSDNLGGILISNGEIIYSTLGKNEKICIAGITADGVLLVGNYNLDEMIKLNVKDAVSFGPALIVDGQKTITSGDGNWGTAPRTAIAQRKDGSILFLVIDGKYIGRLAVTLRELQDILYEYGAYNAVNLDGGSSSTMYYNGKVINEPYKSSGERQIQSIFYVSP